A section of the Ignavibacteriales bacterium genome encodes:
- the nusA gene encoding transcription termination factor NusA translates to MNKSDLIEAFSMMAKEKNIDRDILESVVKDSFRKMMEKKYGPEANFDVIVNMEKGNIEIFLYKTVVEEIVDPNTEIDPAGAKEQSGEDFDVGDDYVEEMPIDDFGRRLVLNLKQNLNQKIREIEKEVTFNQYKDVVGEIIVGEVYQIKPTSILLIHNGNEIIFPKSEQIQKERYRKGDTVRAVIKSVEKRQSGPPLIIASRTDDQFLVKLFELEIPEIYDGIIEIKAIARAPGERAKIAVISNDDRIDAVGACVGMKGMRIHSIVRELSNENIDVINFTDDPALYIARALSPAKLQDIYLDTENKVAKIYADDDQMSLIIGRNGQNIKLASRLTGYQIDVIKEEEDEEEEESDETGDDEVANEAGDESEEEVEETETVEDSAEESDEDAEESEEDESDGDEEEEESDEEAEESDEDDEEENEDESESEDEEDEDEEEEEEESEDGDDEEESVDEEEQKKETSEETE, encoded by the coding sequence ATGAATAAGTCAGATCTAATAGAAGCCTTTTCTATGATGGCTAAAGAAAAGAATATCGATAGGGATATTCTTGAAAGCGTGGTTAAGGATTCTTTCCGCAAAATGATGGAAAAGAAATACGGACCTGAAGCCAATTTTGATGTAATTGTTAATATGGAAAAGGGTAACATTGAGATTTTCCTCTATAAGACGGTCGTAGAAGAGATCGTTGACCCAAATACAGAAATAGATCCCGCAGGCGCGAAAGAGCAGTCGGGTGAAGATTTCGATGTGGGTGATGATTATGTAGAGGAAATGCCTATCGATGATTTCGGCAGAAGGCTCGTGCTCAATCTTAAACAGAATCTCAACCAGAAGATAAGGGAAATCGAAAAGGAAGTTACGTTTAATCAATATAAGGATGTCGTTGGTGAGATTATTGTCGGCGAGGTTTACCAGATAAAGCCGACCTCGATACTGCTTATTCATAACGGAAACGAAATAATCTTCCCGAAATCCGAACAGATTCAGAAAGAGCGTTACAGAAAAGGGGACACAGTTAGGGCTGTTATAAAGAGTGTTGAAAAAAGACAGTCCGGTCCGCCGCTTATTATTGCGTCGCGTACAGACGACCAGTTCCTTGTAAAACTATTTGAACTCGAAATACCTGAGATATATGACGGTATCATTGAAATTAAAGCTATTGCACGCGCTCCGGGTGAAAGAGCAAAGATCGCGGTTATTTCTAATGACGATAGGATCGACGCGGTCGGTGCGTGCGTGGGTATGAAGGGTATGCGTATACACTCTATAGTTAGAGAGCTGAGCAATGAGAACATCGACGTGATAAACTTTACCGATGATCCCGCTCTCTACATCGCAAGAGCTCTGTCACCTGCTAAGCTCCAGGATATTTATCTTGATACAGAAAACAAGGTCGCTAAAATCTATGCGGATGATGACCAGATGAGCCTTATTATTGGTAGGAACGGGCAGAACATAAAGCTTGCCTCCAGACTTACCGGTTATCAAATAGACGTTATCAAAGAGGAAGAAGATGAGGAAGAGGAAGAATCTGATGAGACAGGAGATGATGAAGTAGCGAATGAGGCAGGTGATGAGTCCGAAGAAGAAGTCGAAGAAACCGAAACGGTTGAGGACAGCGCGGAAGAGTCCGACGAAGACGCTGAGGAAAGTGAAGAAGACGAATCAGATGGGGATGAAGAGGAAGAAGAAAGTGATGAAGAGGCCGAAGAGTCCGACGAAGACGACGAAGAGGAAAACGAAGATGAATCGGAAAGCGAAGATGAAGAAGATGAGGATGAAGAGGAAGAAGAAGAAGAAAGTGAAGACGGAGATGATGAAGAAGAAAGCGTAGATGAAGAAGAACAAAAGAAAGAAACTTCAGAAGAGACTGAATAA
- the infB gene encoding translation initiation factor IF-2 produces MVNTKTPVAKKKKLISLVKEINRSKEDIIKYLDTIGVDGVSINTSLEPEIVAKVYSHFKKDIEEQDKHLKKVVDFVQRNDIAIYEAEEKLKQEEEEKVKREEEERVRKALEEENRKKEEERKKQEIAAYQEREKAKKEQKEQEKKAPETKQEKERPERKEEQRKPVQQRTDHKPRDKGDQKRPDGRPDKKKKAKFERVTIKDIKPPKKKHPQRGDQTKPSDKAGGSTPAKPGEFKKVVGKKDKDKKFKPEDALERKKKQKFTKGHRAKDISQREIDDAIRETFAKIGEDANASARTIARRRKKKERLEQEQKAQEIAESRRNVIKVAEFLSTAELANLMNIEPNEIIRKCFDLGMMVSINQRLEKDLIVLLAEEFGYIIEFQSEYEEDVLEDSDDSDDELKERSPVVTVMGHVDHGKTSLLDQVRKTNVVAGEAGGITQHIGAYTVELNNGKSITFLDTPGHEAFTAMRARGGQAADIVILVVAADDSVMPQTVEAINHALAANVPIVVAINKVDKPESNPDKIKQQLSDKGILVEEWGGKYQSVEISAKFGKNLDTLLEKVLVEAEVLELKANPDRLARGVVIEAKMDKGKGTVATVLVQKGTLRIGDNFIAGIYPGRVKAMFDEREHKIEEAGPSHAVQILGFDGIPQAGDTFVALESERDIKEIALKRQQLKREQDFRQVRFVTLDDISRQIQEGKQVELNIILKADTDGSAEALSDSLHKLTTSETKVNVIHKAIGQITESDILLAEASNAVIIGFNVRPNLNARKLAEKHKVDVRLYNIIYNVLEEVKQALEGMLAPEISEKVTATVEVREVFKVPKIGNIAGCYVQDGKITRNTKVRLLRDGFVIFDGTIASLKRIKDDVREVESGYECGIGLENFNDIKVGDIIEGYELIETKRKLTTSGA; encoded by the coding sequence ATGGTCAATACAAAGACACCGGTTGCAAAAAAGAAAAAGCTGATTTCGCTTGTTAAAGAGATTAACAGGTCGAAAGAGGATATTATTAAGTATCTCGACACCATCGGGGTGGACGGCGTTTCCATTAATACCTCGTTGGAGCCGGAGATCGTGGCAAAGGTATATTCACATTTTAAGAAAGATATAGAGGAGCAGGATAAACACCTTAAAAAGGTCGTGGACTTTGTTCAGAGGAATGATATTGCCATTTATGAGGCTGAAGAAAAGCTTAAACAGGAAGAAGAAGAAAAGGTTAAGCGTGAGGAAGAGGAGCGCGTAAGAAAAGCACTCGAAGAAGAGAACAGAAAGAAAGAAGAGGAAAGAAAAAAACAGGAAATAGCCGCCTACCAGGAACGCGAGAAGGCGAAAAAAGAACAGAAGGAACAGGAAAAGAAAGCTCCCGAAACTAAACAGGAAAAAGAAAGACCGGAAAGAAAAGAAGAACAGAGAAAACCGGTTCAGCAAAGAACTGATCATAAGCCAAGGGACAAGGGCGATCAGAAAAGACCTGATGGCAGACCGGATAAGAAAAAGAAAGCAAAGTTTGAAAGAGTTACTATAAAAGATATAAAGCCCCCAAAGAAAAAGCATCCCCAAAGGGGTGATCAAACAAAGCCGTCCGATAAGGCAGGTGGATCTACTCCTGCAAAACCGGGAGAATTTAAAAAAGTTGTCGGCAAAAAGGACAAAGACAAAAAGTTCAAGCCAGAGGACGCCCTCGAAAGAAAGAAAAAACAGAAGTTCACGAAAGGTCATAGAGCTAAAGATATTAGCCAGAGAGAGATTGACGACGCTATCCGTGAGACATTCGCAAAGATTGGAGAAGATGCAAATGCATCCGCCCGTACCATCGCGAGAAGAAGAAAGAAAAAAGAGAGGCTCGAACAGGAGCAAAAAGCTCAGGAGATTGCCGAATCACGCAGAAATGTTATTAAAGTAGCGGAATTCCTTTCTACTGCTGAACTTGCTAATCTCATGAATATTGAGCCTAACGAGATTATCAGGAAGTGTTTTGATCTCGGTATGATGGTATCCATTAACCAGAGATTGGAAAAGGACTTGATAGTGCTTCTTGCTGAAGAGTTTGGTTACATAATAGAGTTTCAGAGCGAATATGAAGAAGACGTACTTGAGGATAGCGATGACTCCGATGATGAATTAAAGGAACGTTCGCCCGTCGTTACTGTTATGGGTCACGTCGATCACGGTAAGACCTCTCTCCTCGACCAGGTGAGAAAGACGAACGTCGTTGCCGGTGAAGCCGGCGGTATTACTCAGCACATTGGTGCATACACCGTTGAGCTTAACAATGGAAAGAGCATTACGTTCCTCGACACTCCGGGTCACGAAGCGTTTACCGCGATGAGAGCCAGGGGAGGTCAGGCGGCGGATATTGTTATCCTTGTTGTTGCCGCAGATGACAGCGTTATGCCCCAGACGGTCGAGGCTATAAATCACGCTCTCGCCGCAAATGTTCCTATCGTCGTCGCAATAAACAAAGTTGATAAACCGGAATCAAATCCGGACAAAATAAAACAACAGCTCTCTGATAAAGGAATCCTTGTTGAAGAGTGGGGCGGTAAATATCAGTCTGTTGAGATATCAGCAAAATTTGGAAAGAACCTCGATACACTCCTAGAAAAAGTTCTTGTTGAGGCGGAGGTTCTTGAACTTAAGGCAAATCCCGATAGGCTTGCTCGCGGTGTTGTTATCGAAGCCAAAATGGACAAAGGAAAAGGTACTGTTGCTACCGTCCTCGTTCAGAAAGGTACACTTCGTATCGGTGACAATTTCATCGCCGGTATTTATCCGGGCAGGGTAAAGGCAATGTTCGACGAGCGTGAACATAAGATCGAGGAAGCCGGTCCTTCCCATGCCGTGCAGATACTCGGTTTCGATGGTATCCCGCAGGCAGGTGACACATTCGTTGCTCTCGAATCTGAAAGAGATATTAAAGAAATAGCTCTAAAAAGACAACAGCTCAAACGCGAGCAGGATTTCAGACAGGTTAGGTTTGTTACTCTCGATGACATCTCCAGGCAGATTCAGGAGGGTAAACAGGTCGAGCTTAATATTATCCTTAAAGCTGATACCGATGGCTCAGCTGAGGCGCTGTCCGATTCACTGCATAAGCTCACTACTTCCGAAACAAAGGTTAATGTTATTCATAAAGCTATCGGTCAGATCACTGAATCCGACATACTTCTTGCCGAAGCCTCCAATGCGGTTATCATCGGATTTAACGTCAGACCAAACCTTAACGCGAGAAAGCTTGCCGAGAAGCATAAAGTTGATGTAAGACTTTATAATATTATATACAACGTTCTTGAAGAAGTTAAACAGGCTCTCGAAGGTATGCTTGCACCGGAGATCTCCGAAAAAGTTACTGCTACAGTCGAGGTCAGGGAGGTGTTCAAGGTTCCGAAGATCGGAAATATTGCTGGATGCTATGTACAGGACGGAAAGATCACCAGGAATACAAAGGTAAGGCTCTTGAGAGACGGATTTGTTATTTTTGACGGAACGATTGCCTCTCTAAAGAGGATCAAGGACGACGTAAGAGAAGTAGAATCCGGTTACGAGTGCGGTATTGGTCTCGAAAATTTCAACGACATCAAAGTTGGTGATATTATCGAAGGCTACGAACTGATCGAGACAAAGAGAAAGCTTACTACTTCCGGAGCATAA
- the rbfA gene encoding 30S ribosome-binding factor RbfA: MSIRTDKVAEEIKHKLNTAMSRDLAELNMGLVTISNVIMSPDLKLAKVYVTFLGNTLPPEKCVEKLNLRKSHIRYLLGKSIRLKYTPDLKFYYDDTFEYADRIQKLLNDIHDDDEKE, from the coding sequence ATGTCTATAAGAACCGATAAAGTTGCTGAAGAGATTAAGCACAAGTTGAATACTGCAATGTCACGAGATCTGGCAGAGCTTAATATGGGGCTGGTCACTATTTCGAATGTTATTATGTCTCCCGACCTAAAGCTCGCAAAAGTTTACGTAACATTCCTGGGAAACACCCTCCCCCCGGAGAAATGCGTCGAAAAGCTGAACCTCAGAAAAAGCCACATCAGGTATTTGCTGGGAAAAAGCATCCGGCTCAAATATACACCCGATCTTAAATTCTATTACGACGACACATTCGAATATGCCGACAGGATACAGAAGTTGCTAAACGACATCCATGACGACGACGAAAAAGAATAA
- the truB gene encoding tRNA pseudouridine(55) synthase TruB: MDESYSDVIILADKPKEWSSNGVLNVLKKKLGIKKAGHSGTLDPMATGLLVICTGKMTKKISGFIDYNKEYEGIIKIGAKTESFDTETEEYDLTDASHVTDEDVEAVRKKFLGEIMQIPPMHSALKHKGKPLYKLARKGKEIDREPRKVTVSEFELKRVNENELAFRILCSKGTYIRSIANDIGAELGVGGYLKELRRTSVGEFSLGEMDMEINDIRFRVLPSE; the protein is encoded by the coding sequence ATGGATGAATCGTATAGCGATGTGATCATTCTTGCCGATAAGCCAAAGGAATGGTCCAGCAACGGCGTATTAAACGTTCTTAAAAAAAAGCTTGGCATAAAAAAAGCGGGACACTCAGGAACACTAGACCCGATGGCTACGGGACTCCTCGTTATATGCACCGGCAAAATGACGAAAAAGATTTCCGGCTTCATCGATTATAATAAAGAGTACGAAGGCATTATAAAGATCGGAGCAAAAACCGAGAGCTTCGATACCGAGACAGAGGAGTATGATCTAACTGACGCATCTCATGTAACAGATGAAGATGTGGAAGCCGTTCGAAAAAAATTTCTCGGCGAGATCATGCAGATACCGCCTATGCATTCTGCGCTCAAGCACAAAGGCAAACCTCTTTACAAGCTCGCGCGCAAAGGAAAAGAGATTGATCGAGAACCCAGAAAGGTTACTGTTTCGGAGTTTGAATTAAAACGCGTTAACGAGAATGAACTTGCGTTTCGCATCTTATGTTCAAAAGGTACTTACATTAGAAGTATTGCAAATGATATCGGTGCTGAACTCGGTGTTGGCGGTTATTTAAAAGAATTAAGACGCACATCCGTAGGTGAATTTTCTCTCGGCGAAATGGATATGGAAATTAACGACATAAGGTTTAGAGTTCTGCCTTCTGAATAG
- a CDS encoding GIY-YIG nuclease family protein, translating to MYYSYVLKSLKDGKYYYGHTSDLQTRLKYHNSGKVRSTKGRKPFEIIFYEEFKTKSEASKRELFYKSIDGYNWLKEKKII from the coding sequence ATGTATTATTCTTATGTATTAAAGAGTTTAAAAGACGGAAAATATTATTATGGTCATACCTCCGATCTTCAGACAAGATTGAAATACCATAATTCCGGTAAGGTTAGGTCTACCAAGGGAAGAAAACCTTTTGAAATAATATTTTATGAAGAATTTAAAACTAAATCGGAAGCATCAAAGCGAGAATTATTTTATAAAAGTATTGATGGATACAACTGGCTTAAGGAAAAGAAAATTATATGA
- a CDS encoding sigma-54-dependent Fis family transcriptional regulator, with translation MSKILIVDDEQLSRVILKQIVTNIGHEAVVVENGEKALERLKQIKFDIVLTDFSMPKMNGFELTKKALEIDPALIVILITAYGTIKDAVEAIKLGAFDYLTKPVNKDELELALKRGLERISLVKEVTLLRQKVAKEEQEFEYLTENNDIKKILNEAIKLGDSDSTILVTGESGTGKEYLGRFIHKNSPRANNQFVVVSCSSVPSQVLESQLFGHVKGAFDDAHEDHKGYFEIADDGTIFLDNISELDPQLQLKLVSVLQNKQFTRVGDDKVVSTNARIVAASSKNLQDMIKEGKFREDLYYILNVFEFHLPALQDRPEDIILYFLKFVNEFAKKNNKKIKEISPEIKSALLSYEWPGNIRELKNTAERVTILSETGRITADLLPDKMFMTDGESDESDILLTNDFNENKKEIIRQFEKKFISKFLKLNRGNVTATAREINYHPVTLRQKIISLGINPKDFKKKLN, from the coding sequence ATGTCAAAAATTCTTATTGTAGACGATGAACAGCTTTCAAGGGTCATCCTTAAGCAGATCGTTACTAACATCGGGCATGAAGCCGTAGTCGTAGAAAACGGTGAAAAAGCTCTCGAAAGATTAAAGCAGATAAAGTTCGATATAGTTCTTACCGACTTCAGCATGCCTAAAATGAACGGGTTTGAACTTACAAAAAAAGCGCTTGAGATCGATCCGGCGCTTATCGTAATTCTTATTACTGCTTACGGTACTATAAAAGACGCGGTCGAAGCAATTAAACTCGGTGCGTTCGATTATCTCACCAAACCAGTCAATAAAGACGAGCTCGAGCTTGCGCTAAAACGCGGTCTGGAAAGAATATCTCTTGTTAAAGAGGTAACTCTTTTAAGACAAAAGGTAGCAAAGGAAGAGCAGGAGTTTGAATATCTCACCGAGAATAATGATATAAAGAAAATTCTTAACGAAGCGATAAAGCTCGGCGATAGTGATTCGACGATCCTCGTCACCGGTGAGAGCGGAACAGGCAAAGAATATCTCGGACGCTTCATTCACAAAAACAGCCCGCGAGCGAATAACCAGTTCGTTGTTGTCAGCTGTTCCTCTGTGCCGAGCCAGGTGCTCGAGTCACAGCTCTTTGGTCACGTAAAGGGAGCATTCGATGACGCGCACGAGGACCATAAGGGATACTTCGAGATAGCCGATGACGGCACGATATTCCTCGATAATATTTCGGAGCTCGATCCCCAGCTTCAGCTTAAGCTTGTCTCCGTGCTTCAGAATAAACAGTTTACAAGAGTGGGTGACGATAAGGTCGTTTCCACAAACGCTCGCATAGTTGCCGCGTCCAGCAAGAACCTGCAGGACATGATTAAAGAAGGTAAGTTCAGGGAAGACCTTTATTATATACTTAACGTCTTCGAATTCCATCTCCCTGCATTGCAGGATAGACCGGAAGATATTATTCTTTATTTCCTTAAGTTCGTCAATGAGTTCGCTAAGAAGAATAATAAGAAGATAAAGGAGATCTCGCCTGAGATAAAGTCCGCGCTTCTCAGCTATGAGTGGCCCGGAAATATCCGCGAACTCAAAAACACTGCCGAGCGTGTTACTATACTATCCGAGACAGGAAGGATAACCGCCGACCTGCTTCCCGATAAGATGTTCATGACGGACGGGGAGAGCGACGAAAGTGACATACTGCTCACTAACGATTTCAACGAGAACAAAAAGGAGATAATCCGCCAGTTCGAGAAAAAGTTTATCAGTAAGTTCCTCAAGCTCAATCGCGGTAATGTCACGGCAACAGCCCGCGAGATTAATTACCACCCGGTTACCCTAAGGCAGAAGATCATCAGCCTTGGTATAAATCCGAAAGATTTCAAAAAGAAACTCAACTAA
- a CDS encoding LysE family transporter encodes MLIGLIAGLITGFLLSMPPMGPTNFAIMAKGFKGERKNGIAIGAGAGFMDMVYILISYGGFALIIGLIPDSVIAFYESNTHIFKIALTSVGCIVVVYYGFKIMRTKLESSVRDRNVNAEDFEKQIKHSRTVLELNRQRLDKFLHTHLSEKAREKERLYEHSEEHLKKHLDEDLHDEVIKFKRDIEKGEKQLEEIMNSANHSPDDNSRIWANFITGCVMCVSSITLPASWFLIVSYLKGYKIIGTDFPSGLAYGLGVWAGSVAWFYILVTSISKNVHKISPGALNKINIAVGIILFGLGFFLLYKVFDYALS; translated from the coding sequence TTGCTCATAGGGTTAATAGCCGGTTTGATCACCGGATTTCTGCTTTCGATGCCCCCCATGGGACCAACCAACTTTGCCATCATGGCAAAAGGGTTCAAAGGCGAAAGAAAAAATGGCATTGCCATCGGCGCGGGCGCGGGGTTTATGGATATGGTCTACATTCTTATATCCTACGGCGGATTTGCCCTCATTATCGGATTGATCCCCGATTCCGTCATCGCTTTCTATGAAAGCAACACTCACATTTTCAAAATTGCTCTTACTTCCGTCGGCTGTATTGTCGTCGTTTATTACGGATTTAAGATAATGCGCACAAAGCTCGAATCTTCCGTCCGCGACAGGAACGTAAACGCCGAGGATTTCGAAAAGCAGATAAAGCACTCTCGCACAGTCCTCGAACTCAACAGGCAGAGGCTCGATAAGTTCCTGCATACGCACCTCTCAGAGAAAGCCCGTGAGAAAGAAAGGCTTTATGAACACTCGGAGGAACACCTGAAAAAGCACCTCGACGAGGACCTTCACGATGAAGTTATCAAATTCAAACGCGACATAGAAAAAGGGGAGAAACAGCTCGAGGAGATTATGAACTCCGCGAACCATTCCCCCGATGACAATTCCCGTATATGGGCTAACTTTATTACCGGCTGTGTGATGTGTGTGTCATCTATTACTCTTCCGGCGTCATGGTTTCTTATAGTGAGCTACCTCAAAGGCTATAAAATAATCGGTACGGATTTCCCCTCCGGTCTCGCGTACGGGCTTGGAGTATGGGCGGGATCCGTCGCGTGGTTTTACATTCTTGTGACGAGTATATCCAAAAATGTCCATAAGATAAGCCCCGGGGCTCTCAATAAGATCAATATTGCCGTAGGTATAATACTCTTCGGACTGGGCTTTTTCCTTCTCTATAAAGTTTTCGACTACGCATTATCTTGA
- the secE gene encoding preprotein translocase subunit SecE, with protein MKDKILGYFTDVYKEMRKVTWPKKQELIDSTKIVLVTMVLFAIFVYLIDKGISEILNVIF; from the coding sequence ATGAAGGATAAAATCTTAGGTTATTTCACGGACGTTTACAAAGAAATGAGAAAGGTCACCTGGCCTAAAAAGCAGGAGCTTATCGATTCGACAAAAATAGTGCTTGTGACTATGGTATTGTTTGCGATTTTTGTTTACCTGATAGATAAGGGAATTAGTGAAATATTAAACGTGATATTCTAA
- the nusG gene encoding transcription termination/antitermination factor NusG, whose amino-acid sequence MDDERYRWYAVRIISGHENKVKAYLDSEIKTEGYDDRIKNVLIPLEKVFEVKGGKKKVKYKNFLPGYILIQAELDDKIRNFISQAPSIINMVGSKSVQGTKLEPIPLKKNEVKRIASLLSEESETEKIDLHLNVGDPVKVTSGPFNNFSGNVLEINTEKMKVKVMVSIFGRKTPIELEFTQIEKEK is encoded by the coding sequence ATAGATGACGAGAGATACAGATGGTATGCTGTCAGGATAATCTCCGGACACGAAAACAAGGTAAAGGCATACCTCGACAGCGAGATAAAGACAGAAGGCTACGATGACAGGATAAAGAACGTTCTTATTCCGCTGGAAAAAGTGTTCGAAGTGAAGGGCGGAAAGAAAAAGGTAAAGTATAAGAACTTCCTGCCGGGATATATACTCATTCAGGCAGAGCTGGACGACAAGATAAGGAATTTCATTTCACAGGCGCCGTCCATAATCAACATGGTTGGCTCGAAGAGTGTTCAGGGAACGAAGCTCGAACCGATCCCGCTAAAGAAGAATGAAGTTAAGAGGATTGCTTCACTGCTGAGCGAGGAGTCGGAAACCGAGAAGATAGATCTTCACCTGAATGTGGGCGACCCGGTAAAGGTTACCAGCGGACCGTTCAACAATTTCAGCGGAAACGTGCTGGAGATAAACACGGAGAAGATGAAGGTAAAGGTCATGGTGAGCATATTTGGAAGAAAGACACCTATAGAGCTGGAGTTCACTCAAATTGAAAAAGAAAAATAA
- the rplK gene encoding 50S ribosomal protein L11, giving the protein MAKKIDGYIKLQIPAGQATMAPPVGPALGQRGVNGMEFCKQFNARTQDKQGLIIPVVITVFSDKSFTFITKTPPAAVLLLRAAGLPKGSGEPNKTKVGKVNEGHLREIAETKMKDLNARDVEHAMNMIAGTARSMGITVEK; this is encoded by the coding sequence ATGGCAAAAAAGATAGACGGCTACATTAAGCTGCAGATACCTGCAGGACAGGCAACAATGGCGCCACCGGTCGGACCGGCGCTCGGTCAGAGAGGTGTGAACGGTATGGAGTTCTGCAAGCAGTTTAATGCAAGGACACAGGACAAACAGGGTCTGATTATCCCTGTGGTTATCACGGTATTCTCCGATAAGTCATTCACATTCATTACAAAGACTCCTCCGGCGGCAGTATTATTGCTCAGAGCCGCAGGTCTTCCAAAAGGTTCTGGCGAGCCTAATAAGACTAAAGTAGGAAAAGTGAACGAAGGTCATCTCCGCGAGATAGCAGAGACTAAGATGAAAGACCTTAACGCGAGAGACGTTGAGCACGCAATGAACATGATCGCAGGTACTGCGCGAAGCATGGGCATCACAGTCGAGAAATAA
- a CDS encoding 50S ribosomal protein L1: protein MKLTKNQKAVKELFDPEKMYSVDEAVTILKKSAKAKFDESVEVAMKLGVDPKHADQVVRGTVSLPNGTGKSVRVLVIAKEDKHEEAKEAGADHVGFEDYLNKIKEGWTDIDVIIATPDSMAELGKLGKVLGPRGLMPNPKSGTVTPKVGEAVKEVKAGKIDFRVDKAGIVHSAVGKASFAEDKLAENISTFISTIIKLKPAAAKGTYVKSIYVSTTMGPGVQIDPAQTAGKKAA from the coding sequence ATGAAACTCACAAAGAATCAAAAAGCTGTAAAAGAATTATTCGATCCGGAAAAAATGTATTCCGTCGATGAAGCGGTAACTATATTAAAGAAATCCGCAAAAGCAAAGTTCGACGAATCGGTCGAAGTAGCGATGAAGCTCGGTGTGGACCCAAAACACGCGGACCAGGTGGTAAGAGGAACTGTATCCCTTCCAAACGGAACGGGTAAAAGCGTCAGGGTGCTGGTGATCGCAAAAGAAGACAAGCATGAGGAAGCTAAAGAAGCTGGTGCAGACCACGTGGGATTCGAAGATTATCTGAATAAGATAAAAGAAGGCTGGACGGACATCGATGTCATTATCGCGACACCGGATTCGATGGCAGAGCTTGGAAAGCTCGGTAAAGTTTTGGGACCGAGAGGTCTTATGCCTAACCCCAAGAGCGGAACCGTAACTCCAAAGGTGGGCGAGGCAGTAAAAGAAGTTAAAGCAGGTAAAATAGATTTTAGAGTTGATAAAGCAGGTATCGTACATTCAGCAGTCGGAAAGGCTTCATTTGCAGAAGACAAACTGGCAGAGAATATTTCGACATTCATTAGCACGATCATAAAACTGAAACCTGCGGCAGCAAAAGGCACGTATGTAAAGTCAATTTATGTTTCGACCACGATGGGACCGGGAGTTCAGATAGACCCGGCGCAGACAGCAGGTAAAAAGGCTGCCTAA
- a CDS encoding 50S ribosomal protein L10 — MSEPRFTLPTGTADFTNKVKMDKQQKADLTNELKDMFDNAGALYMTDFTGMTVADVEQLRDEFYKANVKYRVVKNTLALRALKESDKYSEFSDKFAEFLKGPTSIAFSDDDPIAPAKILKKFFDDKERPVFKMAMVENEFYGSDKLKQLASLQSKEELIGGIIYCINYPITGIVGAINSTMRDLFSVIEEVAKKQNN, encoded by the coding sequence TTGTCAGAACCTCGCTTCACGCTCCCGACAGGTACCGCTGATTTCACAAACAAAGTAAAAATGGATAAACAGCAAAAAGCAGATCTGACCAACGAGCTGAAAGACATGTTTGACAATGCAGGCGCGCTGTACATGACCGATTTTACGGGCATGACGGTAGCCGATGTAGAACAGTTACGTGACGAATTCTACAAAGCTAACGTAAAATACAGAGTAGTAAAGAACACGCTTGCCTTACGCGCTTTAAAAGAGTCCGATAAGTATTCCGAATTTTCGGATAAGTTCGCGGAGTTTCTAAAAGGTCCTACAAGCATCGCATTTTCGGATGACGACCCGATAGCTCCCGCAAAGATCCTGAAAAAGTTCTTCGACGATAAGGAAAGGCCTGTCTTTAAGATGGCGATGGTCGAGAACGAATTTTACGGGTCGGACAAACTAAAGCAGTTAGCGTCTTTACAGTCCAAAGAGGAACTAATTGGCGGCATAATTTATTGTATAAATTATCCAATAACCGGTATCGTTGGCGCTATAAATTCGACTATGCGAGACTTATTCAGTGTGATCGAAGAAGTTGCAAAGAAACAAAACAATTAA